A window from Brachionichthys hirsutus isolate HB-005 unplaced genomic scaffold, CSIRO-AGI_Bhir_v1 contig_762, whole genome shotgun sequence encodes these proteins:
- the LOC137913941 gene encoding protein OSCP1-like: MSSRTLPLLFINLGGEMLYILDQRLRAQNIPADKAKKACWKDVDRRRVMNDIITTMFNKKFLEELLKPQELYSKKALRTVFDRLAHASIMRLNQASMDKLYDLMTMAFKYQVLLCPRPKDILLISFNHMDAIKDFVKDSPSILSQVGETHQQLIEMYTPLSGGDFQLIRQTVLIFFQDMHIRVSIFLKDKVQNSNGRFVLPISGPVPHGTQVPGLIRMFSCTGEEVTRLQFNNGGNYTAALREGSFETFGDRITKLGTNMYGVSRPVETHMSGTSKNSSQHMKVNAAPNPLAKEELNLLAKLMGGLRVPNPANAESGFRVNLFATDEEEEDASLSRPDDLSYGIIKIQATKDQQANAELAKIMGEFTESEEQSPGVSSKGDDLLAMMDGL, encoded by the exons ATGTCGTCAAGAACTCTGCCTTTGCTATTCATCAACCTCGGCGGAGAAATGCTCTACATCCTCGACCAGCGACTTCGAGCTCAGAATATCCCTGCTGACAAAGCTAAGAAAG CCTGCTGGAAAGACGTGGACAGAAGGAGAG ttatgaatgacatcatcaccactATGTTCAACAAAAAGTTCCTGGAAGAGCTTTTGAAGCCACAGGAACTTTATTCCAAAAAGGCCCTGCGGACTGTGTTCGACAGGCTCGCCCATGCTTCTATAATGAGACTCAACCAAGCGAGCATGGACAAG CTCTATGACTTGATGACCATGGCTTTTAAGTACCAGGTGCTTCTCTGTCCCCGACCTAAGGACAtcctcctcatctccttcaACCACATGGATGCAATCAAAGACTTTGTGAAAGACAGTCCCAGCATTCTCAGCCAAGTTGGCGAGACACACCAGCAGCTCATAGAG atgtatACACCCTTGTCTGGTGGAGATTTCCAGTTGATCAGACAAACTGTCCTTATTTTCTTCCAAGACATGCATATAAGA GTGTCTATTTTCCTCAAGGACAAAGTGCAGAACTCAAACGGTCGCTTTGTGCTTCCCATCAGTGGTCCGGTGCCTCATGGAACACAAGTCCCTGGCTTGATAAG GATGTTTAGTTGTACTGGAGAAGAGGTGACCAGGCTGCAGTTCAATAACGGAGGAAACTACACAGCTGCTCTGCGGGAGGGGTCTTTTGAGACATTTGGAGACAGGATTACCAAACTGGGCACGAATAT GTATGGTGTAAGCCGCCCAGTGGAAACCCACATGTCAGGAACATCTAAAAATTCTTCTCAGCACATGAAG GTCAACGCTGCTCCCAACCCTCTGGCCAAAGAGGAGCTGAATCTGTTGGCGAAGTTAATGGGAGGGCTAAGAGTTCCGAATCCAGCAAATGCTGAAAGCGGATTCCGAGTCAATCTCTTTGCcacagatgaggaagagga AGATGCATCACTATCGAGACCAGATGATCTTTCATATGGCATTATAAAAATTCAAGCAACAAAG GATCAACAGGCCAATGCAGAGCTGGCCAAGATCATGGGTGAGTTTACAGAATCCGAAGAACAATCCCCCGGTGTCAGCAGCAAAGGAGATGACCTTctagccatgatggacggcctGTGA
- the LOC137913946 gene encoding small ribosomal subunit protein uS15m-like: protein MFSRVALETILKSSAGVFRESGTLCSFPLAKPWTCSSLLSAPTVRCVAGCFALPPPVRYYARSATIKKTTDHVSQLSDITPTMLKFDYAAVPLAETTEDVVRRLLSMELANNSEKLHLKREQLIAKVQKTKNDRSSLEVRVAILTTKIRNYQEHLQKHHTDKSNKRGMLMAIDRRKKLLKSLRLVDYDAFEKVCEQLGITYTFPPEYHRRATRRWLAKKALCIKIFKEVQKQKAEQRMKESLTLKDKAACAETESQ, encoded by the exons ATGTTCTCAAGAGTAGCTCTAGAAACGATTCTGAAATCGTCGGCCGGTGTTTTCCGAGAAAGCGGGACCCTGTGCTCGTTTCCGTTAGCGAAACCGTGGACATGCAGCTCTTTATTGTCAGCACCGACAGTCCGCTGTG ttGCAGGGTGCTTCGCTCTTCCACCACCTGTGAGATATTATGCTCGGTCTGCAACCATCAAAAAGACAACGG ATCATGTGAGCCAGCTCAGTGACATTACTCCAACAATGCTGAAGTTTGATTACGCAGCTGTACCCCTTGCTGAAAC GACTGAGGATGTTGTCAGAAGACTTCTTTCTATGGAACTAGCGAATAAT AGTGAAAAGCTACATCTGAAAAGGGAACAGCTCATTGCAAAAGTCCAGAAGACCAAAAATGACCGCAGCTCATTGGAAGTCCGGG tggctATTTTGACGACAAAAATCCGAAACTACCAAGAGCACTTGCAAAAACATCACACG GATAAATCAAACAAGAGGGGGATGCTCATGGCCATTGACCGAAGGAAAAAGCTTTTAAAGAGCCTTAGGTTGGTCGACTATGACGCCTTTGAGAAGGTGTGCGAGCAGCTGGGCATCACCTACACCTTCCCTCCTGAGTACCACAGAAGGGCAACTCGCCGGTGGCTGGCCAAGAAGGCTTTGTGCATTAAG ATATTCAAAGAAGTTCAGAAACAGAAAGCTGAGCAGAGGATGAAAGAAAGCTTAACCTTGAAAGATAAGGCAGCCTGTGCAGAAACTGAAAGTCAATAA
- the LOC137913942 gene encoding granulocyte colony-stimulating factor receptor-like, protein MKSTWLSVIVMLVPFLNGARNDNYMPPCANIQTARLVVPMGSPVTATCVISDDCPLVIEEIVRIEWHLDNNLLPISSYVAGASSRVSEVVIPSFNHTRAFLACCVQASPAQVVKGVEIRAGYLPEAPQNLSCQTNLTNPNTMACVWDPGEQETYLLTKYTLHTKIWELRKNHTYAVLPGVHRYTIPRPDFVLFSKMDIYVRAVNELGEATSVPIIVEPISKAKFDPPMILKVEAAPRRFGCLELSWSLPQHLFWVSNRYLNAEARQKTPNSSQWTKQPILPTKPANLCNLLNGTQYVTQIRVRYKQSPWSEWSSIQSGVTLESAPTGRLDWWMKVSRDQMHKQHSIKLFWKPSKRFCANGQNVSYVVSDQKMLGGKANLCSTKGNCCTFQLPRSVKKVHLRAVNAAGKSAPTECHIYPPKGRLVLSDVSVDPQEDRSLLVQWRTVLSSSPVDFVVDWRPVLNKELSLSQFEIVNRNQTSLVIKGSFEPYEPYDISVYPRFKDGLGHHQTVTSYWRQKAPSIVPKIQIKKTWQSRIELTWDEIPLNQRNGIIQGYKIFYWNQTGPVKVENVDPENRRVVLKDLKNEPLYEAFMMVSTSGGSLNGSRIHFEIQAFDAVTVVIIVISFGVGLAFLLILMVLICFSNHRRFKGNFWPVVPDPANSSIKSWTTDSTQDNYLASDSKEPNPIYLSHLSFLDLPVKASKKEDDSWLSSGEEMNDLGESICGSPFIPEYSGSNSGSVPYATVIFSDPRPIVKAPCVYLRSESKQPLLETEESFSPRSYQNMETDRMPVEQCFFGPCHDCVSEEAEDPDILWNDFPFLRALAMNDL, encoded by the exons ATGAAGTCAACGTGGCTGTCAGTGATTGTTATGCTGGTGCCATTTTTGAATGGAGCCAGAAATG ATAATTACATGCCGCCGTGCGCCAACATCCAAACGGCCAGATTGGTGGTGCCTATGGGATCGCCTGTGACAGCCACTTGTGTCATCAGCGACGACTGTCCCCTGGTCATTGAAGAGATTGTTCGTATCGAGTGGCATCTGGACAATAATTTGCTCCCCATCAGCAGCTACGTGGCCGGAGCGAGCAGCAGGGTTTCAGAGGTTGTTATACCCAGCTTCAATCACACCAGAGCATTCCTCGCCTGCTGCGTCCAGGCCTCTCCTGCTCAAGTGGTCAAAGGAGTAGAGATCAGAGCTGGAt ATCTGCCAGAAGCGCCACAAAACCTCAGCTGTCAGACAAACCTCACAAACCCCAACACCATGGCCTGTGTCTGGGACCCTGGGGAGCAGGAGACCTATCTGCTCACAAAGTACACGCTCCATACCAAGATATG GGAACTCCGTAAGAACCACACGTACGCAGTGCTACCAGGAGTCCACCGCTACACCATCCCACGCCCGGACTTTGTACTATTCTCCAAAATGGACATATATGTAAGGGCAGTGAATGAACTTGGAGAAGCAACTTCGGTTCCAATCATTGTGGAGCCCATCAGTAAAg CTAAGTTTGACCCACCAATGATTCTGAAGGTCGAAGCCGCGCCTCGCCGGTTTGGCTGCCTGGAACTGAGCTGGAGCTTGCCTCAGCACCTGTTCTGGGTCAGTAACAGGTACCTGAATGCGGAAGCCCGCCAGAAAACACCCAACAGCAGCCAGTGGACGAAGCAACCA ATCCTGCCAACCAAACCCGCGAACCTGTGTAACCTCCTCAATGGAACCCAATATGTCACCCAGATTAGAGTCAGATACAAGCAGAGCCCTTGGAGTGAATGGAGCAGCATCCAGTCTGGAGTCACCTTGGAGAGCG CTCCCACTGGACGCCTAGACTGGTGGATGAAGGTATCGAGGGATCAAATGCACAAACAACACAGCATAAAATTGTTTTGGAAG cCATCAAAACGATTTTGTGCCAACGGCCAAAATGTGTCATACGTTGTATCGGATCAAAAAATGCTGGGTGGAAAGGCAAATTTGTGCTCTACAAAGGGGAATTGCTGTACTTTCCAGCTTCCCAGGAGCGTAAAGAAAGTGCATCTGAGGGCTGTAAATGCAGCGGGGAAATCCGCCCCCACTGAATGCCACATTTACCCACCAAAAG GCCGTTTAGTGCTTTCAGATGTCTCTGTCGATCCACAAGAGGACAGATCCCTACTGGTGCAGTGGAGAACGGTGCTTTCTTCTAGTCCCGTTGATTTTGTCGTGGACTGGAGACCCGTGTTGAATAAAGAACTGTCTCTTTCCCAGTTTGAAATAGTCAACAGGAACCAGACAAGTCTTGTTATAAAAG GCAGCTTTGAGCCCTACGAGCCCTATGACATCTCTGTGTATCCGAGGTTTAAGGATGGGCTAGGCCATCATCAGACTGTTACTTCTTACTGGAGACAAAAGG CTCCATCCATTGttccaaaaatacaaattaagaAGACTTGGCAGTCACGTATTGAGCTTACCTGGGATGAAATCCCATTGAACCAAAGGAATGGAATCATCCAGGGCTATAAGATTTTCTACTGGAACCAGACTGGACCCGTTAAAG TTGAGAATGTTGACCCAGAAAACAGGAGGGTGGTACTCAAAGACCTCAAAAATGAGCCTCTGTATGAAGCTTTCATGATGGTTAGCACGTCTGGTGGAAGCCTGAATGGGTCGAGAATTCATTTTGAAATCCAGGCCTTTG atgcTGTTACTGTTGTGATCATTGTGATTTCGTTTGGGGTTGGGCTGGCATTCTTACTCATCCTCATggtcttgatttgtttttccaacCACAGAAG gtTTAAAGGCAACTTCTGGCCAGTTGTTCCAGATCCGGCGAATAGTAGCATCAAGAGTTGGACAACCGATTCAACACAG GATAACTACCTTGCCTCAGACAGTAAGGAACCCAATCCTATTTACCTGTCTCACCTCAGCTTCTTGGATCTCCCTGTGAAAGCAAGTAAAAAGGAGGATGACTCATGGTTAAGCAGTGGGGAGGAAATGAATGACCTCGGAGAGTCCATTTGTGGCTCGCCATTCATCCCTGAATACTCTGGTTCAAACAGCGGCTCTGTTCCATACGCTACTGTGATCTTCTCTGATCCGCGCCCCATAGTTAAAGCGCCTTGTGTCTACCTGCGCTCTGAGTCCAAACAGCCCCTCCTGGAGACCGAGGAATCTTTCAGTCCAAGGAGCTACCAAAATATGGAAACAGATAGGATGCCGGTGGAGCAATGTTTTTTTGGACCGTGCCACGATTGTGTATCTGAAGAGGCAGAAGACCCAGATATTCTGTGGAATGACTTTCCTTTTCTAAGAGCATTAGCCATGAATGATTTGTAA